From the genome of Candidatus Methylopumilus rimovensis, one region includes:
- a CDS encoding lysophospholipid acyltransferase family protein, whose product MLSRLLLSFIAIFFKLPLFMLHGLGGLFGRIAYQFDHRFKERIDANVKRAFASLDRNDLKKLTSLAIREIGKCLMEAPAIWFNTPQKNFRWVKQCYGWNYVEAALKKKKGIIFLTPHLGCFEITAQYYAHFYPITVLFKRPKQKWLANIVISGRRHSHIHLAEANIQGVKQLMQALKKGEAIGILPDQVPNEGQGVWAQFFNTPAYTMTLVSKLAESSKATVLIGFGHRLSKGQGYEVFIEPLGSDHSPQGINDQLELLIRKHPSQYLWNYQRFKKPNK is encoded by the coding sequence ATGCTATCAAGACTTCTCTTATCTTTCATTGCTATATTCTTTAAATTACCTCTCTTTATGCTGCATGGACTGGGAGGGTTATTTGGAAGGATCGCTTATCAATTTGATCATCGATTTAAAGAACGTATCGATGCAAATGTAAAACGTGCTTTTGCCTCATTGGATAGAAACGATTTAAAAAAACTCACATCATTGGCAATTCGCGAAATCGGAAAGTGCCTAATGGAAGCACCTGCTATTTGGTTTAATACCCCTCAAAAGAATTTTCGCTGGGTCAAGCAATGTTATGGGTGGAACTATGTTGAAGCTGCGCTCAAAAAGAAAAAAGGTATTATTTTTTTAACACCTCATCTTGGCTGTTTTGAAATTACCGCTCAGTACTATGCACATTTTTATCCCATCACTGTTCTTTTTAAACGTCCAAAACAAAAATGGTTAGCCAATATTGTTATATCTGGCAGACGTCACTCACACATTCATCTTGCTGAAGCTAACATCCAAGGTGTAAAACAATTAATGCAAGCATTAAAAAAAGGTGAAGCCATTGGCATATTGCCCGACCAAGTGCCCAATGAGGGCCAGGGTGTGTGGGCTCAATTTTTTAATACACCCGCCTATACAATGACGCTTGTTTCGAAACTTGCAGAATCATCAAAAGCCACTGTCCTGATTGGTTTTGGTCACAGGCTTTCAAAGGGTCAAGGATATGAAGTCTTTATTGAGCCCCTCGGGTCAGATCATTCACCTCAAGGCATTAATGATCAACTTGAATTGCTCATTCGAAAACATCCCAGTCAGTATCTTTGGAATTATCAGCGGTTTAAAAAACCAAATAAATAA
- the def gene encoding peptide deformylase — protein MAILNILNYPDPRLHTIAKPIEVVDNSIRKLIDDMAETMYAAPGIGLAATQVNRHIQLILVDISETKDNLKVFINPKIIESSGQQSYEEGCLSVPDVFDSVTRAERIKVEALDREGKSFELEAEGLLAVCIQHEMDHLLGKVFVEYLSPLKRNRIKTKMKKRAKEHEVNA, from the coding sequence ATGGCAATTTTAAATATATTAAATTATCCTGATCCGAGACTGCATACCATTGCAAAACCCATCGAAGTTGTGGATAACTCAATTAGGAAGCTTATCGATGATATGGCGGAAACGATGTATGCTGCACCTGGCATAGGATTAGCTGCAACCCAAGTCAATCGCCATATTCAATTAATTCTGGTAGATATTTCGGAAACAAAAGATAACTTAAAGGTTTTTATTAATCCCAAAATTATTGAATCATCAGGACAGCAATCATATGAAGAAGGTTGCTTGTCTGTGCCCGATGTGTTTGATTCAGTCACACGCGCTGAGCGCATTAAGGTAGAAGCGCTTGATCGAGAAGGAAAATCTTTTGAGCTCGAAGCAGAAGGTTTATTAGCCGTTTGTATTCAGCACGAAATGGATCATCTTTTAGGTAAAGTATTTGTAGAATACCTATCCCCGTTAAAGCGTAACCGCATCAAAACAAAAATGAAAAAGCGTGCTAAAGAGCATGAGGTTAATGCTTAA
- the metK gene encoding methionine adenosyltransferase: MSEYLFTSESVSEGHPDKVADQISDAILDAILEQDPTARVAAETLTNTGLVVLAGEITTTANVDYIKVARDTIRYIGYDNTDYGIDYKGCAVLVAYDKQSPDIAQGVDGALDDPLDQGAGDQGLMFGYACDETAQLMPMPIWLSHRLMERQSYLRKDGRLPWLRPDAKAQVTLKYKDHKPYSIDTVVLSTQHDPEVSLETIRESVIEEIIKPILPKELIKGDIKYLVNPTGRFVIGGPQGDCGLTGRKIIVDTYGGSAPHGGGAFSGKDPSKVDRSAAYAARYVAKNIVAAGLASRCLVQISYAIGVARPTSVMLETYGTGKISDDQLTALVLEHFDLRPKGIVKMLDLLRPIYKKTAAYGHFGRDEPEFSWETADKAQALKSAN, translated from the coding sequence ATGAGTGAGTATTTATTTACCTCAGAATCTGTTTCTGAAGGTCATCCAGATAAAGTAGCCGATCAGATATCTGATGCGATTCTTGATGCTATTCTTGAACAAGATCCAACAGCACGTGTTGCAGCTGAGACTTTAACAAATACAGGCCTTGTGGTTTTGGCAGGCGAGATTACGACTACCGCGAATGTGGATTATATTAAAGTAGCGCGCGATACGATTCGCTATATAGGGTATGACAATACGGATTACGGCATTGACTATAAAGGCTGTGCAGTTCTCGTTGCTTATGACAAGCAGTCACCTGACATTGCGCAAGGTGTGGATGGTGCTTTAGATGATCCTTTAGATCAAGGCGCTGGCGATCAAGGCTTGATGTTTGGTTATGCTTGTGATGAAACAGCACAGCTAATGCCTATGCCCATTTGGTTATCCCATCGATTGATGGAAAGACAGTCCTACTTAAGAAAGGATGGCAGGCTTCCTTGGCTACGTCCTGACGCTAAAGCGCAAGTCACTTTAAAGTATAAAGATCATAAACCTTATTCGATTGATACTGTGGTTCTCTCAACACAACACGATCCAGAAGTCTCACTAGAGACCATTCGCGAATCAGTGATTGAGGAAATTATTAAACCCATTCTGCCTAAAGAGCTCATTAAAGGCGACATCAAGTATCTTGTAAATCCTACGGGTCGATTCGTGATTGGCGGACCTCAAGGTGATTGCGGACTCACCGGACGTAAAATTATTGTAGATACTTATGGCGGTTCCGCACCCCATGGTGGCGGTGCTTTTTCAGGCAAAGATCCTAGTAAGGTGGATCGATCAGCAGCGTATGCTGCGCGCTATGTTGCTAAAAATATTGTGGCTGCAGGATTGGCCTCTCGTTGTTTAGTGCAAATTTCATATGCGATTGGCGTGGCAAGGCCGACTTCAGTGATGCTTGAAACTTATGGTACAGGCAAGATTTCAGACGATCAATTGACCGCATTGGTGCTCGAGCATTTTGATTTAAGACCTAAAGGTATTGTAAAGATGCTTGATCTGTTGCGCCCTATTTACAAGAAAACCGCGGCTTATGGACATTTTGGTCGCGATGAACCAGAGTTTTCATGGGAAACAGCAGATAAAGCTCAAGCCCTTAAATCCGCAAATTAA
- the ahcY gene encoding adenosylhomocysteinase: MNTVTNQNLNTQDYLVADINQADFGRKEIAIAETEMPGLMAIREEYAKEKPLKGARISGSLHMTIQTAVLIETLKDLGAEVRWASCNIYSTQDHAAAAIAKSGTPVFAFKGETLDQYWEYTHRIFEWSDGGYTNMILDDGGDATLLLHLGTRAEKDASVISKPSSEEEICLFNSIKQKLAIDPHWYSVRLKHIKGVTEETTTGVHRLYQMHKEGKLAFPAINVNDSVTKSKFDNLYGCRESLVDAIKRATDVMIAGKVAVVAGYGDVGKGSAQALRALSAQVWVTEIDPICALQAAMEGYRVVTMDYAAEHADIFVTATGNYHVITRDHMSRMKDQAIVCNIGHFDNEIDVASLSDCKWEEIKPQVDHVIFKDGKRIILLAKGRLVNLGCGTGHPSYVMSSSFANQTIAQIELFAHTEKYPVGVYTLPKHLDEKVARLQLKKLNAQLTNLSEVQAKYIGVKEEGPYKPEHYRY, encoded by the coding sequence ATGAATACAGTGACTAACCAAAATTTAAATACACAAGACTATCTCGTTGCCGATATTAATCAGGCTGATTTCGGTCGAAAAGAAATCGCTATTGCAGAAACTGAGATGCCGGGACTTATGGCTATCCGTGAAGAATATGCAAAAGAAAAACCATTAAAGGGTGCTCGCATAAGCGGATCATTGCATATGACGATTCAAACAGCTGTGCTCATCGAAACACTTAAAGATTTGGGCGCTGAAGTGAGATGGGCATCTTGCAATATCTATTCAACCCAAGACCATGCTGCTGCTGCAATTGCTAAGAGCGGTACACCTGTTTTCGCCTTTAAAGGTGAAACGCTTGATCAATATTGGGAATATACACACCGTATTTTTGAATGGAGTGATGGCGGCTATACCAATATGATTCTAGATGATGGCGGCGATGCAACTTTACTTCTCCACTTAGGTACGCGTGCAGAAAAAGATGCTTCAGTTATTTCCAAACCTTCAAGCGAAGAAGAGATTTGTCTCTTTAACTCAATTAAACAAAAATTAGCAATAGATCCTCATTGGTATTCTGTGAGACTTAAGCACATTAAAGGTGTGACCGAAGAAACCACTACAGGTGTTCATCGTTTATATCAAATGCATAAAGAAGGCAAATTAGCTTTCCCTGCTATTAATGTGAATGATTCAGTGACCAAATCTAAATTTGATAATCTTTATGGTTGCCGTGAATCATTAGTAGATGCTATTAAGCGCGCAACGGATGTCATGATTGCAGGTAAAGTGGCGGTTGTAGCTGGATACGGCGATGTAGGCAAGGGTTCAGCACAAGCACTTCGTGCTTTATCAGCTCAAGTGTGGGTAACTGAAATTGATCCTATTTGTGCGCTTCAAGCTGCGATGGAAGGATATCGCGTGGTGACTATGGATTATGCAGCAGAGCATGCAGATATTTTTGTGACAGCGACAGGTAATTATCATGTGATTACCCGTGACCATATGTCGCGCATGAAAGATCAAGCAATTGTTTGTAATATTGGCCATTTCGATAATGAGATTGATGTTGCATCATTAAGCGATTGCAAATGGGAAGAGATTAAACCGCAAGTAGATCATGTCATTTTCAAAGATGGCAAACGCATCATCTTGCTTGCAAAAGGTAGACTTGTGAATTTAGGTTGTGGAACAGGTCATCCAAGTTATGTTATGAGCTCATCTTTCGCGAATCAAACAATCGCTCAAATTGAATTATTTGCGCATACTGAAAAATATCCTGTGGGTGTTTATACTTTACCGAAACACTTGGACGAGAAAGTAGCTCGCTTACAATTGAAAAAATTAAATGCACAACTTACAAACTTGTCAGAAGTGCAAGCTAAGTATATTGGAGTTAAAGAAGAAGGCCCTTACAAACCTGAGCACTACCGCTATTAA
- the metF gene encoding methylenetetrahydrofolate reductase [NAD(P)H] gives MAKKVSYSFEFFPPNTPEGIKNLADTRQQLSTFKPEFYSVTFGAGGSTRDRTLETVLEIKNEGFNAVPHISGISSTKIEIKTLLNQYQQHGIKHLVALRGDVPQGEVPSGEFKHANELVSFIRQETNDYFHIEVAAYPEYHPEATSAQIDIQNFKNKVAAGANSAITQFFFNADAYFRFMDECLIADIDVPIIPGVMPIYNIKQLARFASNCGAEIPRWLRIKLESYGDDLPSLRSFGVDVISELCETLVSWDVPSLHFYTLNQAGIISRIIQNIEGN, from the coding sequence ATGGCTAAAAAAGTTTCTTATAGTTTTGAGTTTTTCCCTCCCAATACACCGGAAGGGATAAAAAACTTAGCAGATACGCGTCAGCAGTTATCCACATTCAAGCCTGAATTTTATTCAGTGACATTTGGTGCGGGTGGCTCAACACGCGATCGAACTCTTGAAACAGTATTGGAAATAAAAAATGAAGGTTTTAATGCAGTGCCTCATATTTCAGGCATTTCATCGACAAAGATAGAAATTAAAACTTTGCTTAATCAATATCAGCAACATGGCATTAAGCATCTCGTGGCTTTGCGAGGTGACGTCCCTCAAGGTGAGGTACCAAGTGGAGAATTTAAACATGCGAATGAATTAGTAAGCTTCATTCGGCAAGAAACTAATGATTACTTTCATATTGAGGTGGCAGCCTATCCGGAATATCATCCTGAGGCTACCTCGGCACAAATAGATATTCAAAACTTTAAAAATAAAGTGGCCGCTGGCGCTAATTCAGCTATTACACAATTCTTTTTTAATGCCGATGCCTATTTTAGATTTATGGATGAATGTTTGATTGCAGACATTGATGTGCCGATTATTCCAGGCGTGATGCCCATCTACAACATTAAGCAATTAGCTCGTTTTGCCTCAAATTGCGGTGCAGAGATACCTCGTTGGCTTCGAATTAAATTAGAAAGCTACGGAGACGATTTGCCCTCCTTGAGATCATTTGGTGTAGACGTTATATCTGAACTTTGTGAAACATTGGTTAGTTGGGATGTACCGAGCTTGCATTTCTACACCTTAAATCAAGCGGGGATTATTTCCCGCATCATTCAAAATATAGAAGGCAACTAG
- a CDS encoding DUF494 family protein, with translation MLELLIYMFENYLSTQNLPDFKSITAELEAAGFDNQDIENAFTWFNQLKAMTNAIPVKNSACSSLGYRMFSDTEQKKISAESLGFVLFLEQAKVLDANEREIILDRAMALKQEHINIEEMRWIVMMALWNEGREKDFLFIEDAIYQDHNLVLH, from the coding sequence ATGCTAGAACTGCTTATCTATATGTTTGAAAATTATCTCAGCACACAAAATTTACCTGACTTTAAAAGTATTACAGCAGAGCTTGAAGCTGCAGGATTTGATAATCAAGACATTGAAAATGCTTTTACTTGGTTTAACCAGCTAAAGGCGATGACAAATGCTATTCCTGTAAAAAATAGTGCTTGCTCTTCCCTGGGCTATCGTATGTTCTCAGATACCGAACAAAAAAAGATAAGCGCTGAAAGTCTTGGATTTGTATTGTTCCTTGAACAAGCTAAAGTGCTGGATGCAAATGAACGAGAAATTATTCTTGATCGTGCTATGGCGCTCAAACAAGAACATATTAATATCGAAGAAATGCGCTGGATTGTCATGATGGCTCTTTGGAATGAAGGCCGTGAAAAAGACTTCTTATTTATAGAAGATGCAATCTATCAAGATCACAACTTAGTTTTACACTAG
- a CDS encoding DUF4390 domain-containing protein: protein MKKIKLSIFFAIWMSLFFSSSIIAADNSLIIKTAEINNQFEAYFLNAEFELFFNDDLDEAIRKGIPINFIIEFELKKPRKYWFDEEVTKKTKEIVLSYHALSKQFILSESENRLVAFDNLTQAKNELKKIKNWRIFDKSQIDDTDKYSAYLQVKLDQTKLPKQLQVDITSNQEWQLASKQFQWIFINNK from the coding sequence TTGAAAAAAATTAAACTAAGTATCTTTTTTGCTATTTGGATGAGCTTGTTTTTTTCTTCATCCATTATTGCAGCCGATAATAGTTTGATTATTAAAACTGCCGAAATTAATAATCAATTTGAAGCATATTTTTTAAATGCTGAATTTGAACTATTTTTTAATGATGATTTAGATGAGGCAATCAGAAAAGGTATTCCCATTAATTTTATTATTGAATTTGAATTAAAAAAGCCTAGAAAATATTGGTTCGATGAAGAGGTTACTAAAAAAACTAAAGAAATAGTGTTGAGCTACCATGCGCTATCTAAGCAATTTATTCTATCCGAATCCGAAAATCGCCTTGTTGCTTTTGATAACTTAACCCAGGCAAAAAATGAACTTAAAAAAATAAAAAATTGGCGTATTTTTGATAAATCGCAAATTGATGATACTGATAAGTACTCAGCTTATCTGCAAGTTAAATTAGATCAGACTAAACTACCAAAACAACTACAAGTTGACATAACAAGTAATCAAGAATGGCAATTAGCCTCTAAACAATTTCAATGGATTTTTATAAATAATAAATGA
- the rsmB gene encoding 16S rRNA (cytosine(967)-C(5))-methyltransferase RsmB: MHHSQLIAADCVSEVIKGHNLNHVFDRHFDHHSHITPQQKSIAIFLAYGAIRFLGENQFFIRKLINKKITNKKIEALLCVALFQLNHDQSNDFTIVNEAVEAAKFINKSWAGSFVNGVLRNFIRQKDNLKSELKNDEEAFYSYPLWWIQLIKEAYNKDWESILLNGNKHPPLTLRINVRKINLKQYEEKLKSESIEYRVLGDIALELTQPIPVEKIPGFIEGEVSVQDFGAQLAANLLDLKDGQVCLDACSAPGGKTGHMLEIADIELVSIDQQKERLYKVKENLERLQLHAHLKCADLTAIKSWWNEKLFDRILLDTPCSASGVVRRHVDIKWLRRPRDIEMFAKQQKIMLQAMWQLLKKGGKLLYATCSIFPDENQRVIDDFIKEHSDAKEVKWSVDSKYSKYENQLIPSENHDGFFYALFEKN, from the coding sequence TTGCATCACTCTCAACTTATCGCAGCCGACTGTGTGTCTGAAGTTATAAAAGGACATAATTTAAATCATGTGTTTGACAGACATTTCGATCATCATTCTCACATTACACCGCAGCAAAAATCGATTGCGATTTTTTTGGCATATGGCGCTATTCGTTTTTTAGGTGAGAATCAATTTTTTATTCGAAAGCTCATTAATAAAAAAATAACAAATAAAAAAATTGAAGCCTTACTTTGTGTAGCTTTGTTTCAATTAAATCATGATCAATCTAATGACTTTACCATCGTGAATGAGGCTGTTGAGGCTGCTAAATTTATTAATAAATCCTGGGCAGGTTCTTTTGTAAATGGAGTATTGAGAAATTTTATTCGTCAAAAAGACAACCTAAAATCCGAATTAAAAAATGATGAAGAGGCTTTTTATTCATACCCTTTATGGTGGATTCAGCTCATTAAAGAAGCATATAACAAAGATTGGGAAAGCATATTATTGAATGGAAATAAGCATCCACCATTAACTTTAAGAATTAATGTAAGAAAAATTAATCTTAAGCAATACGAAGAAAAACTTAAATCTGAATCAATTGAGTATCGAGTTCTAGGAGATATTGCCTTAGAGCTAACCCAGCCTATCCCCGTAGAAAAAATACCTGGGTTTATAGAGGGTGAAGTATCAGTTCAAGATTTTGGTGCGCAACTTGCTGCAAACCTTTTGGATCTTAAAGATGGTCAAGTTTGTCTGGATGCTTGCAGCGCTCCCGGAGGTAAAACGGGGCATATGTTAGAAATTGCTGACATCGAGTTGGTGTCGATTGATCAACAAAAAGAACGCTTATATAAAGTAAAAGAAAATTTAGAGAGATTGCAGCTTCATGCTCATCTGAAATGTGCAGATTTAACAGCGATTAAGTCTTGGTGGAATGAAAAATTATTTGATCGCATCCTGCTTGATACGCCATGCTCTGCGTCAGGTGTAGTCAGGCGACATGTAGATATTAAGTGGTTAAGAAGACCTCGTGATATTGAGATGTTTGCTAAGCAACAAAAGATCATGCTGCAAGCTATGTGGCAGTTATTAAAAAAGGGTGGTAAATTACTTTACGCGACATGTTCTATCTTTCCTGATGAAAATCAGAGGGTTATTGATGACTTTATTAAAGAACATAGTGACGCAAAAGAAGTAAAATGGTCAGTCGATTCGAAATATAGTAAATATGAAAATCAATTAATACCAAGCGAAAACCATGATGGATTTTTTTATGCATTATTTGAAAAAAATTAA
- the fmt gene encoding methionyl-tRNA formyltransferase, protein MNSLKIIFAGTPDFAVPALQALHDKGYEVAGVLTQPDRPSGRGLKLHPSAIKLKANTLGIPVYQPSELKSKESYEMLTAIDFNVMIVAAYGLIIPQAILDLPSLGCFNIHASLLPRWRGAAPIHRAILMGDESTGVTIMRVVQKLDAGDMIKKTKIQISEKDTTEQLTKTLSVLGAHLMIEVMEELRTKGEVQSTPQDEASVTYAEKVTKEESKIDWQDTSLAILRKIRAFNSFPVAQTEYREAICKIWDAEISKDSDKNAKTGQIIKLDEFIHVKCGEGTLLIKELQMPGGKRLKSKEFILGHRPILGDVFKS, encoded by the coding sequence TTGAATTCCTTAAAAATCATTTTTGCTGGCACCCCAGATTTTGCTGTACCAGCTTTGCAGGCTCTTCATGATAAAGGTTATGAGGTTGCAGGCGTATTAACTCAGCCAGATAGACCATCAGGTCGAGGCTTAAAGCTTCATCCAAGCGCTATTAAATTGAAAGCTAATACATTAGGTATTCCTGTTTATCAGCCTTCAGAATTAAAAAGTAAAGAATCCTACGAAATGTTAACTGCCATTGATTTTAATGTGATGATTGTGGCGGCATATGGACTCATCATTCCCCAAGCTATTCTAGATTTGCCCTCGCTAGGTTGTTTTAATATACATGCGTCACTCCTCCCTAGATGGCGAGGTGCTGCACCTATTCATCGTGCTATTTTGATGGGCGACGAATCAACAGGCGTCACTATAATGCGCGTCGTTCAAAAACTAGACGCAGGTGACATGATTAAAAAAACTAAAATTCAAATCAGTGAAAAAGATACAACTGAACAATTAACAAAAACGCTTTCAGTATTAGGTGCGCATTTAATGATCGAAGTGATGGAGGAGTTGAGGACAAAAGGTGAAGTTCAGTCGACACCTCAGGATGAGGCAAGTGTGACTTACGCTGAAAAAGTGACCAAAGAGGAATCGAAAATTGATTGGCAAGATACTTCTTTAGCGATTCTTCGAAAGATAAGAGCGTTTAATTCATTTCCAGTCGCGCAAACAGAATATCGTGAGGCTATTTGTAAAATATGGGATGCTGAGATTAGTAAAGATAGTGACAAGAATGCTAAGACAGGACAAATTATTAAGCTAGATGAATTTATTCATGTGAAGTGTGGTGAAGGGACTTTGCTAATTAAAGAGCTTCAAATGCCAGGAGGCAAAAGACTAAAATCTAAGGAATTTATTTTAGGACACCGACCTATTTTGGGAGACGTCTTCAAGTCGTAA
- a CDS encoding sensor histidine kinase: MRYLIAIAGLVGALLLFLLSKASSSSDFISGNSYTIVLVLSVVFIFSLIAIIANQIRKLFANIKKDVIGSRLSMRLVISFSLMAVIPGLIVYLVSVNFLTRSIESWFNVKVESALDGGLKLGQKALDIMLTDLELKAERMALTLSSMPVTSQYGALSDLREKSGVQDATIISDQGRIIAVSSNDAESFLPALPTLIQLKQADNKVYGKIEPIKNKGLYLRVLAPINGAAVSNERLVLQILQPVPDSLTTIAESVEAVFQDYQKLSYSRDSLKVIFSITLTLVLMLAILTAVAIGFLLSRKLSEPLALLAEGTKKIAKGNFKTMLPEKGKDELGVLVRSFNSMTKQLDQATQTSENNQIRLESARSYLETVLAHLSSGVIVINDAMEIKSFNIAASKILQVDLSKNKDKLITSISIKNKFLKDFVAGIQEEIKISSKKKQAEIIKQFEIKYEKNNQVLLLQITPLPQNKLNNFVLMIDDITMMIQAQRDAAWSEVARRLAHEIKNPLTPIQLSAERIKHKLEAKLNKDDTDVLNKAVATIVNQVDAMKTMVNEFSEYARAPKLNLELTNINKFIKEISYLFENSGIKISTKLSKDLPEIKVDVNMMRQVLINLIQNAQDAMTNNTKKPIIQINTNKLKNYIALSIEDNGPGFTMDILKKAFEPYVTTKSHGTGLGLAIVKKIIEEHDGLITIENVKSGGAIINIQLPISKSK, from the coding sequence ATGAGATATCTAATAGCTATTGCTGGTTTAGTTGGTGCATTACTCTTATTCCTTTTGTCAAAAGCAAGCTCAAGTTCAGATTTTATTTCAGGCAACTCTTACACCATTGTTCTTGTATTAAGTGTTGTTTTTATTTTTAGTCTGATTGCAATTATTGCAAATCAGATTAGGAAATTATTCGCAAATATAAAAAAAGATGTCATAGGTAGTCGTTTATCCATGCGTCTTGTTATTTCCTTTTCGCTTATGGCAGTTATACCAGGTTTAATTGTATATTTAGTTTCTGTGAATTTTTTGACGCGTTCAATTGAGTCGTGGTTTAACGTGAAGGTTGAATCAGCTTTAGATGGGGGCTTAAAGTTAGGTCAAAAAGCTTTAGACATTATGTTGACAGACCTAGAATTAAAAGCTGAGCGTATGGCGCTAACGCTATCATCTATGCCTGTAACATCCCAATATGGGGCGCTCAGTGATCTTCGAGAAAAGTCCGGCGTACAAGATGCTACAATCATTTCCGATCAAGGAAGAATTATTGCTGTATCGAGTAATGATGCAGAATCATTTTTACCTGCGCTCCCAACGTTAATTCAATTAAAACAGGCAGACAATAAAGTCTACGGGAAAATTGAACCGATTAAAAATAAAGGACTTTATCTGCGAGTATTGGCGCCGATCAATGGAGCAGCAGTTTCCAATGAAAGATTAGTTCTGCAAATTTTACAGCCTGTCCCAGACTCACTAACAACAATTGCAGAATCAGTAGAGGCAGTATTTCAAGATTACCAGAAACTTTCTTATAGTCGAGATTCATTGAAAGTGATTTTTTCAATTACATTAACGCTTGTACTCATGCTTGCCATATTAACTGCTGTAGCAATTGGATTTTTACTTAGTAGAAAATTATCAGAGCCTCTTGCCTTGCTTGCTGAGGGTACAAAAAAGATTGCAAAAGGTAATTTTAAGACGATGCTCCCTGAAAAAGGTAAAGATGAGCTAGGTGTTTTAGTGAGATCTTTTAATAGCATGACAAAGCAATTAGATCAGGCCACACAAACATCAGAAAATAATCAGATAAGACTTGAGTCTGCTCGGTCATATCTTGAAACTGTATTAGCTCATTTATCTTCAGGCGTGATCGTTATTAATGATGCCATGGAGATTAAATCATTCAATATTGCCGCTTCTAAAATATTGCAGGTTGATTTATCAAAAAATAAAGACAAATTAATAACTTCAATTTCAATTAAGAATAAATTCTTAAAAGATTTTGTTGCTGGCATTCAAGAAGAAATTAAAATTTCTAGCAAGAAAAAACAAGCGGAGATCATTAAGCAATTTGAAATTAAATATGAAAAAAATAACCAAGTACTTTTGCTACAAATTACTCCGTTACCACAGAATAAACTTAATAATTTCGTTTTAATGATAGATGATATCACTATGATGATTCAGGCTCAAAGAGATGCAGCATGGTCTGAGGTAGCAAGGAGACTTGCTCATGAAATTAAAAATCCACTTACACCTATTCAGCTTTCAGCTGAAAGAATTAAGCATAAATTAGAGGCTAAATTAAATAAAGACGACACAGATGTTTTAAATAAAGCTGTCGCAACTATTGTCAATCAGGTTGATGCAATGAAAACAATGGTAAATGAATTTAGTGAATATGCGCGCGCACCAAAATTGAATCTAGAGTTAACAAACATTAATAAATTTATTAAAGAAATATCTTATTTATTCGAAAACTCAGGAATTAAAATATCAACTAAATTATCAAAAGATTTACCTGAAATAAAAGTAGACGTGAATATGATGAGACAGGTGCTTATTAATCTTATTCAAAATGCTCAAGATGCTATGACAAATAATACAAAAAAACCAATTATCCAAATTAATACGAATAAGCTGAAAAATTATATAGCACTATCGATCGAAGATAATGGCCCTGGATTTACGATGGACATATTAAAAAAAGCATTTGAGCCATATGTTACAACGAAGTCGCATGGTACAGGACTAGGCTTGGCTATTGTAAAAAAAATCATTGAAGAGCATGACGGTCTCATCACTATTGAAAATGTAAAAAGTGGCGGCGCTATAATTAATATTCAGCTACCAATATCTAAAAGTAAATAA